The Pseudoalteromonas tunicata genome segment TCAGTGATCACGGTTTGACGAGCATCTAAAATATGATCTTGATTATTGACCAGCTTGCCATTACTCAACATTTGAGTTTGGCCGCCAGTTAATTGGCCTCGTAAAACATCGATTAATTCATAGCTAACTAAATAACGACCACCCGTTTGCTGTTCAATTTGACCAACAACAATCGCTTCAATCCCCTCTTGTGCCCATGCACCATAATCAACCTCACCGTCCTTTGAAGGTTTTTGCGGCATATTGATAGTAGCAATTGGGTTGAATTTTCCACTGCGACGTAAATCTGCCGCGATGACATCAGAGATATCTCCAGGGGCTTGACCCACACCGATATACTTAAATGGCACCACACCAATTGGACGAGCAGAGTTGACGCCTTCGGTAATAAAAATTTCAAGTGCAGCAAACAACTGACTACTTGCAATTAATAAGCATAATCCAGCTAAATATTTAAATCTGTTGAACATACGACCTCTTATAACTCAGGTTTAAATGTTAAATTGATATTTTTAAGTTGTTCAAAAACATCTTTATCTTTTGAAACAGGCAAGGTCTCAGCCATTCTAATAGCTCGTATTACCGCCTCACACACTAGTTTATCCCCACCAAGTGATTCAACTTGGGTAACTAGACCATTAAATGCAAGTTTAATATTCACTTTGCATTGTTTACCTTTCATTTTTTCATCTTGTAGCAGGTTTTGTTGGATCCTTGCTTGGATCATCGCCTGATACTTTTCAACTTCGGTAAGTACCTGCTGACGTTTAGCCCGATTACGTGCGGCCTGCTCTTGAGCTAATTGTTCTTGTAACATTTGCTCTTCTTGAGCTTGTCTTCGTTTACGCTCTGCTTCAGCTTTTGCCTCAGCTTCTTTCTTCAAGCGCTCTTGCTCTGCTTTTTTCAACGCTTCTTCTTGCTTTTTGCGTTCAGCCAATGCATCTTGCGCCGCTTTTTGTGATTTTAACTTTTCATCTTCAGCTTGCTTAGCTTTCTTCTGCTCATCTTGCTGCTTTTTTTGTGCTTGAGCAGCTGCAACATCGGCTTCTTTCTTTTCAAGCTCTTTTTGCTTACGCTGCTGTTCTAATTTTTTTATGCGACGTGCTTCCTCTTCACGCTGTTTTTTTGCATTTTCAGCTCTTTTTTCAAGGTCACGTAAACGCTGTTGTTCAGTGCGTTTTTTCTCAGCATCTTGCTTTTTTAACTCTTCAATGCGCTGATTGACCGCTTTCTGATCGACTGAAATAGCCTCTACAGCTTGCTTGTTATTAGCCAGCTCTTGAGGACTATTAAGTTGCACTTCAAGCACTTTAGGTTCAGATGATTGAAAATTAGTGCTCAGCACGAGCACCACCACCAACGCAATATGTAAGCTGGTCGATTTTAGTAATGAAGGAAGAATTTCTTTAAAAACCACAATTATTTCTCAAAAGATTCAGTCATCAAGCCCACCGAAGGCACACCTGCACGTTTTAAAAAGTCCATCAATAACAACACTTCTTGATAAGACACTCGGCCATCACCTTTTAACATAACTGGTGTAAGTGGCTCTTTGTCTAGGGCAAGTTTTACTTGTGCTGCAATGTCGATAGCATCCATAGGCTCTTCAGGGTCAATGCCAATACTGGCAAAATATTTGCCCTCGGCATTAATTGATATCACTATCGGCGGTGCGTCTTTACTTTCAACAAGTTCAGATTGCTCCATTTTAGGCAGCTCAACTTTAACACCATGAGTAATGAGCGGAGCTGTAGCCATAAAAATAATCAGTAATACCAACATAACATCGATATAGGGCACAACATTAATTTCTGCGACAGGGCGACGTTTTTTACGCTGATACATTACTGTTGCGCCTCATTTTGCGCAACCGCTTGGCGATGAAGAATATTTGAAAACTCTTCCATAAAATTACCATAGCTTGATTCTATTTTTTCAACTTTGTGAGCAAAACGGTTATAGGCAATCACAGCAGGGATAGCAGCAAATAAACCCATTGCAGTTGCAATCAAAGCTTCGGCTATGCCCGGTGCAACCATTTGCAAAGTGGCCTGTTTTACCTGACCTAATGCAATAAATGCGTTCATAATCCCCCACACGGTACCAAATAAACCAATATAAGGGCTGATTGAACCAACAGTAGCTAAAAAAGACAAACTCGATTCTAGTTTTTCCATTTCACGAGAAAGCGCAACACGCATCGCACGATGAGTACCATCCATTATGGTGCCTGCCGCAGTTAAGTTACTTTTTGATAATCGAGCAAACTCTTTAAATCCTGCCGTAAATAAAGACTCTAAACCATCTAAGCCCTGTTGGCGGGCTGAAAGTTCTGTGTATATTTTACTTAAGTCAGTACCTGACCAAAATTTATCTTCGAATTTCTTAGCTTGAATTTGAGCATTATGAAGTGCTTTTTGACGCTGAAAAATCATAGTCCATGAGATAACTGATAAGCCAACCAACATTAACATTACCAACTGTACTAAAAAGCTGGCTTTTAAAATTAGATCAATAAATGAAAGTTCCGTGGTCACTACAATAGTCTCCAAATTTTGCGCTTGATAAGTTTTATTGGCTAATTAGTCTTTATGATTAAAAATAAGTTCAAGAAACAAAGCGTTCATATCACTAATGCCTTTATATTTGCCCTAGTGTAACGACACAAATAGCCGCTGACAATGACTCTGCGTCAGATAAAAAATGAATGCTCAAAAATCATCCTTCAGATAATTACCATTCTGAACAAGCACTGACTGGAACGGGTAAATATCAGAGAAAATGACAATAAAATGACTTTTTATGCACCTAGCTTGAATAATCTAACAATTACTAGATTAAATTAATTTCAGGATACATATTTTTATTGTTCAATAAAAATACAAATCAAAAATAACCATACAAAATCATTAATTTATATAGCTGCTGATTATTATATGAACGAGTATTCTCTCTAATATTATTTTTTGATATTAGTTTTTTTTATCTGAAAATAAAATTTTTCTAGTTTGAACACTTTGCAACTTGTCTGTAATATTCACCCTGTACTGAACGAGCAGCATTGCTCCTCACCAGTTACTAGTAAAGTGATTCTGATTTTTCATTTTACTCTACATTAAACGTCAGACATTTAATGTTCCCTGGATACTTCCTTCAACTTGTTGTTTTGCCCGCATCCTTAATGGACGCGGGCTTTTTTTGCCTGTTAATTTAATGTCATCGCTGAATACCAACTCTACCTCTGGCAGCAACGCAAACAATGTGGAATTAACGATTCAATCCGCTAAGTTCCAAGTGATAACTTTGAACTAAAGATGAATCACTTAGTTATTTAAATCTAATTCAATTCGTTAGCAAATCTATTATTTAGAACTTGAGTTAATTTAGTTTTGTTATTCAGAGCTTTGTTAAAGTGCAGCAATAAAAATGAATATTGAGGATGCAGAGCGCTATAAAAAGAAACAGCTTTAACACCTAATTTAAAACGGCTCCCCTACAAAAATAAGTTATTAAAATGCACTCGTCTTAATAAAAAACCGCCGAAGCGGTTTTCAAATGTTAACTTTCTTTAATCATTAAGCCAAAATGTAGATAAGCTCTGTCGGACACAATCCGCCCTCGAGGCGTACGCTGAATAAAACCCTGCTGAATTAAATACGGCTCAATCACATCTTCAATGGTTTCTCGTTCTTCACCTATAGCCGCTGCAATATTATCAAGACCAACTGGGCCACCTGAAAACTTTTCAATTACAGCCAGTAGATACTTTCTATCCATAAAATCAAACCCTTGCTTATCAACATCCACCATATCTAGCGCAAGACTTGCAATGTGTTGATTAACTGTACCATCAGCTTTAACCTGTGCGTAATCACGAACACGACGAAGCAAACGATTTGCAATACGTGGGGTGCCGCGAGAACGCATAGCTATTTCGTTGGCACCTTCATCATCCATTTGCAAATTTAGGTAATGGGCTGAGCGTTTTACAATACTGGATAAATCTGCAACAGAATAAAACTCTAACCGCTGCACAATACCAAATCGATCTCGAAGCGGTGATGTTAATGAACCTGCCCGTGTAGTTGCACCAATTAAGGTAAATGGGGGCAAATCGAGCTTAATTGAACGAGCGGCGGGGCCTTCACCAATCATGATATCAAGTTGGTAGTCTTCCATTGCTGGATATAAAATTTCTTCAATATGTGGACTGAGCCGATGAATTTCATCAATAAATAGAACATCATGCGCTTCAAGATTAGTGAGCATTGCAGCTAAGTCACCCGCTTTTTCAAGCACAGGACCTGATGTTGTTTTGATACTAACGCCTAATTCATTGGCAACAATGTTGGCAAGTGTGGTTTTACCAAGCCCTGGAGGGCCAAAAATAAGTAAATGATCGAGCGCTTCTTGCCTGCTATTAGCAGCTTGAATGAAAATCTCCATCTGCCCTTTTACATGTGGCTGACCGGTATAATCGGCCAGCATTTTTGGTCGAATAGCACGATCTATACTAT includes the following:
- the tolA gene encoding cell envelope integrity protein TolA, with translation MLPSLLKSTSLHIALVVVLVLSTNFQSSEPKVLEVQLNSPQELANNKQAVEAISVDQKAVNQRIEELKKQDAEKKRTEQQRLRDLEKRAENAKKQREEEARRIKKLEQQRKQKELEKKEADVAAAQAQKKQQDEQKKAKQAEDEKLKSQKAAQDALAERKKQEEALKKAEQERLKKEAEAKAEAERKRRQAQEEQMLQEQLAQEQAARNRAKRQQVLTEVEKYQAMIQARIQQNLLQDEKMKGKQCKVNIKLAFNGLVTQVESLGGDKLVCEAVIRAIRMAETLPVSKDKDVFEQLKNINLTFKPEL
- the tolR gene encoding protein TolR, with protein sequence MYQRKKRRPVAEINVVPYIDVMLVLLIIFMATAPLITHGVKVELPKMEQSELVESKDAPPIVISINAEGKYFASIGIDPEEPMDAIDIAAQVKLALDKEPLTPVMLKGDGRVSYQEVLLLMDFLKRAGVPSVGLMTESFEK
- the tolQ gene encoding protein TolQ: MTTELSFIDLILKASFLVQLVMLMLVGLSVISWTMIFQRQKALHNAQIQAKKFEDKFWSGTDLSKIYTELSARQQGLDGLESLFTAGFKEFARLSKSNLTAAGTIMDGTHRAMRVALSREMEKLESSLSFLATVGSISPYIGLFGTVWGIMNAFIALGQVKQATLQMVAPGIAEALIATAMGLFAAIPAVIAYNRFAHKVEKIESSYGNFMEEFSNILHRQAVAQNEAQQ
- the ruvB gene encoding Holliday junction branch migration DNA helicase RuvB, which codes for MIEADRLIAPSEAGNEDSIDRAIRPKMLADYTGQPHVKGQMEIFIQAANSRQEALDHLLIFGPPGLGKTTLANIVANELGVSIKTTSGPVLEKAGDLAAMLTNLEAHDVLFIDEIHRLSPHIEEILYPAMEDYQLDIMIGEGPAARSIKLDLPPFTLIGATTRAGSLTSPLRDRFGIVQRLEFYSVADLSSIVKRSAHYLNLQMDDEGANEIAMRSRGTPRIANRLLRRVRDYAQVKADGTVNQHIASLALDMVDVDKQGFDFMDRKYLLAVIEKFSGGPVGLDNIAAAIGEERETIEDVIEPYLIQQGFIQRTPRGRIVSDRAYLHFGLMIKES